One genomic segment of bacterium includes these proteins:
- a CDS encoding T9SS type A sorting domain-containing protein, protein MKNFFITVLFFLISVYVFPQDGSLDTGFGNQGIVTSPEGRALGVQIQSDGKIVVVGYDSTSIVLSRYNSDGSLDGSFGINGWVNTQINNQPSSGTSICIQNDSKILVGGFIKISPGNNGIVLVRYNSDGTLDSTFGNGGSVVSDLTNGFDYLEALELLNDDRIVICGDTPNGLFVSRYNPNGQIDNTFGTNGLVITLIGANTISGAMAIQSDGKIVVTGETFFPSTDIIIIRYNSDGSLDETFGNGGIVVESTGAYFEFGSALQIQNDGKIVVGSIKRQIVGANIEIAVFRYLNNGTLDNTFGNAGIVNCNFGGIESYTWGTALQADGKIVIAGTSITDLSGNSGFGLLRLNPDGTIDETFGISGIVVTPLGLSSEGTDIEIQSDNKIVLTGWSSDGFTTTRYNITSISSVEELKNEVIPSSISLEQNYPNPFNPSTRINFSIPNSGNVRLEVFNLLGEKITILVDEYLNAGNYESDFNAEKLSSGIYLYKLSAGEFVESKKMVLSK, encoded by the coding sequence ATGAAGAATTTTTTTATAACAGTTTTATTTTTTTTAATCAGTGTGTATGTATTCCCACAAGATGGATCCTTAGACACTGGTTTTGGAAATCAGGGTATTGTTACTTCGCCAGAAGGACGAGCTCTTGGGGTTCAAATTCAATCGGATGGAAAAATTGTTGTGGTGGGATATGATAGTACGTCTATTGTATTATCAAGATATAATTCTGATGGATCATTAGATGGTTCGTTTGGAATAAATGGCTGGGTGAATACTCAGATTAACAATCAACCCTCTTCAGGAACAAGTATTTGCATTCAAAATGATTCGAAGATTCTTGTTGGTGGGTTTATTAAAATTTCACCTGGTAATAATGGTATTGTATTGGTCAGGTATAATTCTGACGGTACACTAGACAGTACATTTGGAAATGGGGGAAGTGTAGTCTCAGACCTGACAAATGGCTTTGACTATCTAGAAGCACTCGAATTATTAAATGACGACAGGATAGTTATATGTGGAGATACTCCTAATGGGCTATTTGTCTCAAGATACAACCCAAATGGGCAGATTGACAATACTTTTGGAACAAACGGTTTAGTGATTACACTAATAGGAGCTAACACTATTAGTGGTGCAATGGCTATTCAATCTGATGGTAAAATTGTTGTTACTGGTGAGACATTTTTTCCAAGCACTGACATTATTATTATCAGGTATAATTCAGATGGATCGTTGGATGAGACGTTTGGCAATGGTGGTATTGTAGTAGAATCAACTGGGGCATATTTTGAATTTGGCAGCGCATTACAGATTCAGAATGATGGAAAAATTGTTGTTGGCAGCATTAAGCGTCAAATAGTTGGTGCAAATATTGAGATTGCTGTATTCAGGTATCTAAATAATGGAACATTAGATAATACATTTGGTAATGCTGGAATAGTTAATTGTAATTTTGGAGGTATTGAAAGTTATACCTGGGGAACTGCTCTACAAGCTGATGGAAAAATTGTAATAGCTGGTACATCTATAACTGATTTGTCCGGTAATAGTGGTTTTGGATTGCTTAGGCTTAATCCAGATGGAACCATCGATGAAACTTTTGGGATTTCAGGGATTGTTGTTACACCACTTGGATTATCTTCGGAAGGAACAGATATTGAAATCCAATCGGACAATAAAATAGTGCTTACAGGATGGTCTTCGGATGGATTCACTACCACACGTTACAATATTACATCAATATCTTCGGTAGAAGAATTAAAAAATGAAGTTATTCCAAGTAGTATATCTCTAGAACAAAACTACCCTAACCCCTTCAACCCTTCAACAAGAATTAACTTTTCTATTCCAAATTCTGGAAATGTTAGGCTTGAAGTATTCAATCTACTTGGTGAAAAAATAACAATACTTGTTGATGAATATTTAAATGCCGGTAACTATGAATCTGATTTCAACGCCGAAAAACTTTCTTCGGGAATTTATTTGTATAAACTGAGTGCGGGGGAGTTTGTTGAAAGTAAAAAAATGGTTTTGTCAAAATAA
- a CDS encoding T9SS type A sorting domain-containing protein: MKLLLIILICYCSASIEVSYAQYRIDIFTTEVTSSQTSSIYSSNSEYKLVGGAGQSAVSSSSGYFRSLQGSGFLTHVDFVDPILPNSFVLYQNYPNPFNPSTVIKYQLPLSGNVTLKVYDLLGREVATLVDEFKPAGSYEVEFDASSNSGSVRNLTSGIYFYKLQSENFNETKKMMLLK, translated from the coding sequence ATGAAACTACTATTGATTATCCTAATATGTTATTGTTCTGCTTCTATAGAAGTAAGTTACGCTCAGTATAGAATAGATATTTTCACAACTGAAGTCACAAGCAGTCAAACTAGTTCCATATATTCTTCAAATTCTGAATATAAACTAGTAGGTGGTGCTGGCCAGTCAGCAGTTTCTTCATCTAGTGGATATTTCAGATCGTTACAAGGATCTGGATTCCTAACGCACGTTGATTTTGTTGATCCTATTTTACCCAACTCATTTGTGTTATATCAAAACTATCCAAACCCATTCAACCCATCAACAGTGATTAAATATCAGTTACCGTTAAGCGGTAATGTAACATTAAAAGTTTATGATTTACTCGGAAGAGAAGTTGCTACTCTGGTTGATGAATTTAAACCCGCTGGAAGTTATGAGGTTGAGTTTGATGCAAGTAGTAATTCCGGCTCTGTCCGGAATCTTACGAGTGGAATTTATTTTTACAAACTACAATCCGAAAACTTTAACGAAACTAAGAAGATGATGCTGTTAAAATAA
- a CDS encoding Crp/Fnr family transcriptional regulator — protein MRVQKPQVPDYFKSEFTLRDIPLFSELSIQQLRSLTSVSKLKHFSKHTILFREGDFYTGFYVLLKGVIKVFKVNPQGKESVVHIVRPFGAFADIPLFEGGNYPVDAEAIEDSLALFVPKEGFLDLISKEPEISLKMLAGFAKRLKALVNQLEDISSKEVPNRLAKYLLQRVTASGTENLPEPFIKLIVPKSTIAAYLGTVTETLSRTLRKFQNENIIRVIGKKIFVIDMKRLRQLAE, from the coding sequence ATGAGAGTCCAAAAACCTCAAGTTCCTGATTACTTTAAGTCGGAGTTCACACTCAGGGATATACCATTATTCTCAGAGTTAAGTATACAGCAGTTAAGAAGTCTAACTTCCGTTAGTAAGTTAAAACATTTTTCAAAGCACACGATTTTATTTCGCGAAGGTGATTTTTATACTGGTTTTTATGTTCTTCTAAAGGGAGTGATAAAAGTATTCAAGGTCAATCCTCAGGGCAAAGAATCCGTTGTGCATATTGTCAGACCATTTGGAGCGTTTGCTGACATTCCATTATTTGAGGGAGGTAATTACCCCGTTGATGCAGAGGCAATTGAAGATAGCCTTGCATTATTTGTTCCAAAAGAAGGTTTTCTGGATTTGATTAGTAAGGAACCGGAAATCTCTTTGAAAATGCTAGCGGGTTTTGCAAAAAGGTTAAAAGCACTCGTCAATCAATTGGAGGATATTTCATCAAAAGAAGTCCCTAATAGATTGGCTAAATATTTACTTCAACGAGTTACTGCTTCAGGTACCGAAAATTTACCCGAACCATTTATTAAATTAATTGTTCCCAAATCCACAATAGCTGCATACCTTGGTACAGTTACAGAAACTTTGTCTCGAACATTGCGGAAATTTCAGAATGAAAATATCATCAGAGTAATCGGGAAAAAGATCTTTGTCATTGATATGAAAAGATTGAGGCAGCTTGCCGAATGA
- a CDS encoding DUF2249 domain-containing protein — protein sequence MEVKQLDIRPVPPAQKHATIFKTFDELKNGETFQLINDHDPMPLYYQFNAERSNQFGWEYVERGPKVWKVNITKA from the coding sequence ATGGAAGTAAAACAACTTGATATCAGACCAGTTCCACCGGCACAAAAACATGCAACAATTTTCAAAACCTTTGATGAGCTGAAAAATGGTGAGACGTTTCAATTAATTAATGATCACGACCCGATGCCTTTGTACTATCAATTTAATGCAGAGCGTTCCAATCAGTTTGGGTGGGAATACGTAGAACGAGGCCCTAAAGTTTGGAAAGTAAACATCACGAAAGCATAA
- a CDS encoding DUF2249 domain-containing protein produces the protein MITEDIRILKMVTEYPSTLEVLNKFSPLFKNQAKAEINNSIARRINVKQAAEIAGVDLTLLLNELNESINEESNPPKKNNIKESKKMQNQKPEKLKKINAEKFLQLDVRPIIDSGKDPFLEIMSAVKSLKEDEVFHLINSFEPIPLYSVLEGRGFHHWTEKDGNTFNVFFFRDSEPSDLPENFTTKEKITEKDFDNVIELDVRELAPPEPMMKVLENISRIDENTLMVVHHHRDPVLLYPKLEERGYSAMTNKITDDYYKVVIMMKRKE, from the coding sequence ATGATTACTGAGGATATAAGAATATTAAAGATGGTGACTGAGTACCCTTCAACCCTAGAGGTGTTGAACAAATTTAGCCCGCTCTTTAAAAATCAAGCTAAAGCTGAAATTAATAATTCTATAGCAAGACGTATTAATGTTAAACAGGCTGCAGAAATCGCTGGTGTTGATCTTACTCTTTTGTTGAATGAGTTGAATGAGTCAATCAACGAAGAGTCAAATCCTCCTAAAAAAAATAATATTAAGGAAAGCAAAAAAATGCAAAATCAAAAACCTGAAAAACTAAAAAAGATTAATGCTGAAAAGTTTCTGCAGCTTGATGTTAGACCGATAATCGATTCCGGTAAAGATCCTTTCCTGGAAATTATGTCAGCTGTAAAGTCATTGAAAGAAGATGAAGTGTTTCATCTTATAAATTCATTTGAACCAATTCCATTGTACTCAGTATTAGAGGGAAGGGGATTTCACCATTGGACAGAAAAGGATGGTAACACTTTTAATGTCTTCTTTTTCAGAGATAGCGAACCCAGCGACTTACCTGAAAATTTCACTACGAAAGAGAAAATCACCGAGAAAGATTTTGATAATGTGATCGAATTAGATGTTCGTGAACTTGCCCCACCAGAGCCAATGATGAAAGTACTCGAAAACATTTCAAGGATTGATGAAAATACTTTAATGGTTGTTCATCACCATCGTGATCCTGTGTTACTTTATCCAAAGTTAGAAGAAAGAGGATATTCTGCTATGACAAATAAAATAACAGATGATTATTATAAAGTAGTCATTATGATGAAGAGGAAAGAATAA
- a CDS encoding metal-sulfur cluster assembly factor yields MVNKAEILEILKGVIDPEIGINIVDLGLVYEIESTEESNKITMTLTTPGCPMHNSITGWVENIITQFEPDKKTIVNLVWEPRWTPDRMSPEAKQELAQRNY; encoded by the coding sequence TTGGTGAACAAAGCAGAAATACTCGAAATTCTCAAAGGGGTTATCGATCCGGAAATTGGAATAAATATAGTCGATCTCGGATTGGTATACGAAATTGAATCGACGGAAGAATCGAATAAAATAACAATGACGCTAACGACTCCAGGCTGTCCAATGCACAACAGTATCACCGGTTGGGTTGAAAACATAATTACTCAATTCGAACCAGATAAAAAAACTATTGTCAACTTGGTTTGGGAACCTCGTTGGACCCCTGACAGAATGAGTCCGGAAGCAAAGCAAGAATTAGCTCAAAGGAACTACTAA
- a CDS encoding cbb3-type cytochrome c oxidase subunit I, giving the protein MFSTVRYFVKTSIIFLMFGILTGLYMSFSKYFNIGGYSQEMISAHTHIILVGSIMMMIMGVALWFFPRAEKTDKRYNPDLILITYWLMAGATLLRFCSQLIASFIYLDWINKSIFAFSSVQVIAILLFFYSMWGRIRAVGSQYREAKGEKF; this is encoded by the coding sequence GTGTTTTCAACTGTCAGATATTTCGTCAAAACGAGTATAATCTTTTTAATGTTTGGTATACTCACGGGATTATATATGTCATTTTCAAAATATTTCAACATCGGCGGATACTCCCAGGAAATGATTTCTGCCCACACTCATATAATTCTTGTTGGATCTATAATGATGATGATAATGGGAGTAGCGTTGTGGTTTTTCCCACGAGCTGAAAAAACCGATAAAAGATATAATCCTGATTTAATCTTGATTACATATTGGTTAATGGCCGGGGCCACTCTATTAAGATTTTGTTCTCAGCTCATAGCATCGTTTATATATCTGGATTGGATCAATAAATCAATCTTCGCTTTCTCATCGGTACAAGTAATTGCAATACTACTATTCTTTTATTCTATGTGGGGGAGAATAAGAGCTGTTGGAAGTCAATATCGCGAAGCAAAGGGAGAAAAATTCTAA
- a CDS encoding 4Fe-4S dicluster domain-containing protein: MSVIITDECINCGACAVECPEHAIFFTGKPSLIQSFWFEPLSTDHYFILPELCNECIGIEEVKCISICPMNSIVQTED; this comes from the coding sequence ATGTCAGTGATTATAACAGATGAATGTATTAATTGTGGTGCCTGCGCCGTTGAATGTCCTGAACATGCAATCTTTTTTACAGGAAAACCGTCTCTGATTCAGAGTTTTTGGTTCGAACCGTTATCCACTGATCACTATTTCATTCTTCCAGAGTTATGCAATGAATGTATTGGAATTGAGGAAGTAAAATGTATTTCAATTTGTCCAATGAACTCTATTGTCCAGACCGAGGATTAG
- a CDS encoding NAD(P)/FAD-dependent oxidoreductase — MNIEYGGHNHIIAREHYREVFRELLPRYIEKDDKVQTTNFKIESDYCQTKNFVIIGAGYGGLTAALRLEKLLRKHNDYKIHLIDKNPYHTIKTQLHEAAVRNEIVTIPLNKIIRKRNIQFHLGEVSFIDVNNKIIHLSDYEDKRQLRFDYLVIAIGSKVNYYNIPGMKENSFVLQTLQDAEAIYNHISKICASAASESDESKQRDNLRFVIGGGGLSGVEFAGELADHASECVSNFNVSKHLIEIIIVEAAERLMPFMDQDFSMRIEKKLVAKGIKILKNSRIIKRTGNEVYLKDGSEIKTKNFIWTGGIRVSDLLKNSGLITGPAGRVMVNEYLQAKGDNSIYAIGDSANAINPVTNKPVPTAAQFALQQGRLVAKNIYTDLNEKIKTPYYPEVFGEVVSLGKHLAIGWLALPFIKKITFVGFLGRLLKAAIREKHLLLLRKESRNWITY, encoded by the coding sequence ATGAATATTGAGTATGGAGGGCATAATCATATTATTGCGAGAGAACATTACAGAGAAGTTTTTAGAGAATTATTGCCGAGGTACATCGAAAAAGATGACAAAGTTCAAACAACAAATTTCAAAATAGAAAGCGATTATTGTCAAACAAAGAATTTCGTGATAATTGGTGCTGGCTATGGGGGTCTTACAGCCGCACTCAGACTTGAGAAATTATTAAGAAAACATAATGATTATAAGATCCACTTAATTGATAAAAATCCTTATCATACAATTAAAACTCAATTACATGAAGCAGCAGTCCGGAATGAAATAGTCACCATTCCATTGAATAAAATAATCCGAAAAAGAAACATTCAATTTCATCTCGGCGAAGTAAGTTTCATTGATGTCAATAATAAAATCATTCATTTATCTGACTATGAAGACAAGAGACAGCTCAGGTTTGATTATTTGGTCATTGCAATTGGAAGTAAAGTAAATTATTACAACATCCCGGGAATGAAAGAAAACTCTTTTGTTCTTCAAACACTTCAAGATGCTGAAGCTATCTACAATCACATTTCTAAAATATGCGCATCTGCAGCTTCTGAAAGTGATGAATCCAAACAAAGAGACAATTTGAGGTTTGTCATTGGTGGTGGCGGGCTTTCGGGTGTCGAGTTTGCGGGTGAATTGGCCGATCATGCTTCAGAATGCGTTTCCAACTTTAATGTAAGTAAACACTTGATTGAAATTATCATTGTCGAAGCGGCAGAGAGACTGATGCCTTTTATGGATCAAGATTTTTCTATGCGAATCGAAAAAAAATTAGTTGCAAAGGGTATAAAAATATTAAAGAACTCACGCATAATAAAAAGGACTGGCAATGAAGTATATCTTAAAGATGGAAGTGAAATAAAAACTAAAAATTTTATATGGACAGGTGGAATTAGGGTTTCAGATCTCCTAAAAAATAGTGGTTTAATTACGGGGCCAGCAGGTAGAGTAATGGTTAATGAATACCTGCAGGCAAAAGGTGATAATTCTATTTATGCGATTGGAGACAGTGCAAATGCAATTAATCCAGTCACTAACAAACCTGTTCCAACGGCAGCACAATTCGCCCTTCAACAAGGGAGGTTGGTCGCAAAAAATATATATACTGATTTGAATGAAAAAATTAAAACACCGTATTATCCAGAAGTTTTTGGCGAAGTAGTCAGTTTGGGTAAGCATCTGGCTATTGGTTGGCTTGCACTACCGTTTATAAAGAAGATCACGTTTGTAGGATTTCTTGGCAGGCTGCTAAAAGCAGCAATTCGTGAAAAACATTTACTGCTTTTGAGAAAGGAAAGCCGCAACTGGATTACTTATTAA
- a CDS encoding cupin domain-containing protein: MNLPTQIENIPDLKLLRKGKQYKVYQVSGLNGMRMPQHISTHEAILIVLEGSAKLEIDNTIQNLNQGDVFVIPGCVVHSLTILEKFKSLVIMDLTSSIEFTN, translated from the coding sequence ATGAATTTACCAACTCAAATTGAAAATATACCTGATTTGAAATTACTAAGGAAAGGAAAACAGTATAAAGTATATCAGGTATCAGGACTGAATGGAATGAGAATGCCACAGCATATAAGTACACACGAAGCCATTTTAATCGTGCTGGAAGGAAGTGCAAAATTGGAAATTGACAATACTATTCAAAATCTCAACCAAGGAGATGTTTTTGTAATTCCTGGTTGTGTTGTGCATTCACTGACAATATTAGAGAAATTTAAATCTTTGGTGATAATGGATTTGACTTCATCAATAGAATTCACAAACTGA
- a CDS encoding DUF542 domain-containing protein yields MNMDKILEMTTGQIVVRDYRASEIFDNHNIDYYNKGHDKLADACQARRINPEKIINELEKLKKVSGDNEVDYNTWTLDALIEEIEFKQRRFFVDRTAEIKNFLNNLISIQRKNDSELSDVINIFNHFSSETSVHLMKERLILFPYVRKLFDAKK; encoded by the coding sequence ATGAATATGGATAAAATTCTGGAAATGACGACGGGCCAGATAGTTGTTAGAGATTACCGGGCATCAGAAATATTCGATAATCACAATATAGACTATTACAATAAAGGCCATGATAAACTTGCAGATGCTTGTCAAGCAAGAAGAATAAATCCAGAAAAGATTATCAATGAATTGGAGAAGTTAAAAAAGGTATCCGGTGACAATGAGGTTGATTATAACACTTGGACGCTAGATGCATTAATTGAAGAAATAGAATTTAAACAACGTCGGTTCTTTGTTGATAGGACTGCCGAGATAAAAAATTTTTTAAATAATCTTATTAGCATTCAGAGGAAAAATGACAGTGAGTTGTCTGATGTCATTAATATTTTTAATCATTTTTCGAGTGAAACAAGTGTCCACTTAATGAAAGAAAGATTAATACTTTTTCCCTATGTCAGGAAACTTTTTGATGCAAAAAAATGA
- a CDS encoding cbb3-type cytochrome c oxidase subunit I — MKIDRPLTPSKTKIESIINEDNRLTNLVFSYLYSATFWLLFGTLVGLYLAFRFIFPDFGVAPWLSFGRLRPIHTNVVFWGWTSLSMIALALYVVPRTSQRPLFSVKLAKRALFVINLSVVAGVLYLFMGYNNGGQEYREFIWPVMMLFALGLLALTLNFYKTIALRVTNEIYISNWYILAAFLWTIVVVVIAYLPWYQNGLGETIIQGYYMHMGVGMWFTPMVLGLTYYFLPMLLNKPIYSYSLGVLAFWTQMVSYSMIGAHHFVFSPIPWWLQTIAIVFSVGMVITLAAGTGNFLLTMKGSFRRIARSYSLPFILVGVIFYFLASGQGSLEALREFNEIWHFTNYTVAHSHLTMYGFVVFLIWGGIYGLLPRLTGKEPSHILIGIHFWFAFLGLLIYGFSLMIGGTLQGKSWIAEMPFINSVELMMPYWVWRAIGGTFMFISHIIFAYNLYKMKPKPKLGKVEYEGTE, encoded by the coding sequence ATGAAAATTGATAGACCATTAACACCAAGTAAGACAAAAATTGAATCGATTATTAATGAAGATAACAGATTAACTAATCTCGTGTTCTCCTATTTGTATTCAGCTACGTTCTGGCTGTTATTTGGGACATTGGTCGGTTTGTATCTAGCATTCAGATTTATTTTTCCGGATTTCGGAGTCGCCCCCTGGTTATCGTTTGGAAGATTAAGGCCAATTCATACAAACGTTGTTTTCTGGGGTTGGACTTCTCTCTCAATGATAGCTCTAGCATTGTATGTAGTACCAAGAACAAGTCAGAGGCCCCTATTTAGTGTAAAGCTTGCAAAGAGAGCTCTCTTTGTAATAAATCTATCTGTAGTAGCTGGAGTTTTATACTTGTTCATGGGTTATAACAATGGAGGTCAAGAATATCGAGAATTCATTTGGCCGGTTATGATGTTGTTTGCGCTTGGTCTATTGGCACTCACTCTTAACTTTTATAAAACGATTGCTCTTCGCGTTACGAATGAGATTTATATTTCTAACTGGTATATTCTCGCAGCTTTCCTCTGGACAATAGTTGTAGTCGTAATTGCCTATCTGCCCTGGTATCAGAATGGACTAGGAGAGACTATAATACAGGGTTATTATATGCATATGGGTGTAGGGATGTGGTTTACACCGATGGTGTTAGGATTGACATATTATTTCCTCCCAATGCTGCTTAACAAACCAATCTATTCTTATTCGTTAGGGGTGTTAGCTTTCTGGACCCAAATGGTGTCTTATTCGATGATTGGTGCACATCATTTTGTATTTAGTCCTATTCCGTGGTGGCTGCAAACTATTGCTATTGTATTCAGTGTAGGAATGGTTATTACACTCGCTGCGGGTACCGGAAACTTTCTTCTCACTATGAAGGGAAGTTTTAGACGAATAGCAAGAAGCTATTCTTTACCTTTCATCCTTGTTGGTGTTATATTTTACTTTTTAGCCTCCGGACAGGGTTCTCTTGAAGCTCTAAGAGAATTTAATGAGATCTGGCATTTTACAAATTATACTGTGGCTCATTCACATCTGACAATGTACGGATTTGTAGTTTTCTTAATCTGGGGTGGTATCTATGGATTACTACCAAGACTAACAGGGAAAGAACCTTCTCACATTCTTATAGGAATTCATTTCTGGTTTGCTTTCCTCGGTTTATTGATATACGGATTTTCATTAATGATTGGGGGTACCTTACAGGGTAAAAGCTGGATAGCTGAAATGCCATTTATTAATTCTGTAGAATTAATGATGCCTTACTGGGTGTGGAGAGCAATCGGTGGAACATTCATGTTTATTTCACATATCATCTTTGCTTATAATTTGTATAAGATGAAACCGAAACCAAAACTCGGTAAAGTTGAATATGAAGGTACAGAATGA
- a CDS encoding cbb3-type cytochrome c oxidase subunit II — protein MKLNFSQNHKLLFGIVFFGFVALSIIIAIIPAVQVNDRDPMCGVNTLTLSEFRGLNTYVSEGCLYCHTQQVRPLKLDKIFGRPSSPLDYSYLQPIDDIRMTPAVLGSERTGPDLSNIGNRQPSEIWHHIHLYSPRAVVKSSIMQAYPWLYEIKESPDSNDLVIPVPNEYAPANGKVVAKQEAKDLVAYLLFLKQKPMEGLDKDPELTDAGPSIGTEEGTKLYNSNCASCHQQNGEGIYNTFPPLKNSATVNSDDAESHIRVVLFGKKGGTIDGVTYTAEMPAQKDILTDEQITAIINYERSSWGNSGKMINVEDVKRIRGEGK, from the coding sequence ATGAAATTGAATTTTAGTCAAAATCATAAACTTCTTTTCGGTATAGTGTTTTTTGGATTTGTTGCACTATCTATAATAATTGCCATTATACCTGCTGTTCAAGTAAATGACCGCGATCCGATGTGCGGTGTAAATACATTAACATTGTCAGAATTCAGGGGACTAAATACTTATGTATCGGAAGGTTGTTTGTATTGTCACACTCAACAGGTAAGACCATTAAAACTCGATAAAATATTTGGCAGACCATCATCACCACTTGATTACTCTTATCTTCAACCGATTGATGATATCAGGATGACGCCGGCTGTATTGGGGAGTGAGAGAACCGGTCCCGATTTAAGTAATATAGGAAATCGACAGCCCAGTGAAATCTGGCATCATATCCATTTATATAGTCCTCGCGCTGTAGTAAAATCCTCTATCATGCAGGCATATCCTTGGTTATATGAAATCAAAGAATCACCCGATAGTAATGATTTAGTTATACCTGTTCCTAATGAATATGCACCTGCCAATGGTAAAGTTGTAGCTAAACAAGAAGCAAAAGATCTTGTAGCTTACCTTCTATTTTTAAAACAAAAACCCATGGAAGGCTTAGACAAAGATCCAGAATTAACAGATGCTGGTCCATCCATAGGTACTGAAGAAGGCACAAAATTATATAATTCTAATTGTGCTAGTTGCCACCAACAAAATGGTGAGGGTATATATAACACATTTCCACCTTTAAAAAATTCTGCAACTGTAAATTCAGATGATGCTGAATCACACATCAGAGTTGTGCTATTCGGAAAAAAAGGAGGAACAATAGATGGGGTTACTTATACTGCGGAAATGCCTGCGCAAAAAGATATCCTTACTGATGAACAAATTACTGCTATAATAAACTATGAACGAAGCAGTTGGGGAAACTCTGGGAAAATGATAAATGTAGAGGATGTGAAAAGAATCAGAGGGGAAGGGAAATGA
- a CDS encoding cytochrome c, whose amino-acid sequence MDLNNQNKIEVILDDDENPIAVYSPPARFDLDTTSLDDGEHTLKIIAYTNDGKKSKRKIKFVVRNGPGIAVEGLRENDIVEGKVSLLVNAYGGGTHDKWEPTTAETPSPIPSWIWIIFILIVAWAIFYFVNQWSPPEKFANTPTYHKMETLENQTVDSPNLSLFNGADIYRKSCSSCHQENGQGIPKLFPPLVKTDVVTSNDATDHVSIVLFGIEGKKINGIQYSTPMPAWKDQLTDEEVAAVINYERTSWGNNANLINADDVKKVRSAGK is encoded by the coding sequence ATGGATCTCAATAATCAAAATAAAATTGAAGTTATCCTGGATGATGATGAAAATCCGATTGCTGTTTATAGTCCTCCTGCAAGATTTGATTTGGATACAACAAGTTTGGATGATGGTGAGCATACACTAAAGATAATCGCTTACACTAATGATGGAAAAAAATCAAAGAGGAAAATAAAATTTGTTGTGCGAAACGGTCCCGGTATTGCAGTAGAAGGATTGAGAGAAAACGATATTGTAGAAGGTAAAGTTTCACTTTTAGTCAATGCATATGGTGGAGGAACGCACGATAAGTGGGAACCTACTACTGCTGAAACACCCTCACCAATTCCAAGCTGGATATGGATTATTTTCATTTTAATTGTTGCCTGGGCAATCTTTTATTTTGTAAATCAATGGAGTCCTCCAGAAAAATTCGCTAATACTCCTACATATCATAAAATGGAAACCCTAGAAAATCAGACGGTTGATTCTCCTAATTTATCATTATTTAATGGTGCTGATATCTACAGAAAAAGCTGCTCTAGCTGTCATCAGGAAAACGGACAGGGTATCCCAAAATTGTTTCCGCCTCTTGTTAAAACAGACGTAGTAACTTCCAACGATGCAACTGATCACGTCAGTATCGTTCTCTTTGGAATTGAAGGAAAGAAAATTAATGGAATACAATATAGCACTCCTATGCCTGCATGGAAAGATCAGTTGACAGATGAGGAAGTTGCAGCTGTCATAAATTATGAAAGAACATCTTGGGGTAACAATGCGAATTTAATAAATGCTGATGATGTAAAAAAGGTGAGATCGGCTGGTAAGTAA